GATTTCTGTCCAGCAGTGATAACAAACACAAAAAAACGGATGCCGCACAGGCATCCGTTTCAACATCGCTGCATCCGCACGGCATGCTGCTACGGCATGGCTCCGGGAGGAGGAGCCATCGGCATTACGCCTTCTCCGTATTTGATATCCGCTTTATCTTTAATATCTTTGATGTACGCCTCAACAGCACCCTGCTCCTGCTGACCCTTAATCATTTTAACGATCTGATCACGGGCTTCATCCAGGGCAACCTTGCCGCCGGCGATATGGTCATCCACAAGAATGATATGATAGCCAAAATCGGTTTCCACGACATCGCCAACGTTTCCCACATCCTGCGAGAAAGCCGCTTCTTCAAATTCCGGCACCATTCGACCCCGGGTAAACTCACCCAGGTTGCCGCCCTGCGCACGGCTGGGACAATCAGAATACTCCTGGGCAAGCTCTTCAAAAGAAGCACCGTCATCCAGCTGTTTTTTCAAATCATCGATTTTAGCGCGTTTTTCAGCTTTCAGCGCATCGGGATCATCCGGTTTTACTGCCAATAAGATATGACGGGCTTTTACGCGTTCCGGCTGTTCGAAGCGCGCCTCATTTTCCGTGTAAAAAGCCCGAACGTCCTCATCCGAAGGCTCGGCTACGGCACCGACCTGGCCCTGCAACAATTTCTGTATCGCCAGATCTTCTTTGATTTTGCCGCGCAATTCCGTTTCGGTCATCCCCAGTTTTGCCAACTGATCGGCCACCGTTGTGTCGGGAGGGAGCATACTTTTCAACTGGCCGATCGCCTTGTCCACATCTTCGTCCGTCGCTTCAATGCCTGCACTTTTTACCTGCGCGGTCAGCAGTTCCTTCATAACCAGTGCATCTAGCAAACGCGGGCCCATCTGAGCCTGAAACTGTGCCAGCTGTGCCGGCGGCATTTTGTCCACATTAGCACCAAAAGCCTTCTTTATCTCAGCAGAAATATCCGCCTGAGTGATATCTTTTCCATTGACCGTTACAAGCACAGTTTCTTCGGAAGGAACGGCAGGCATCGCCGCCGGCACCTGAAAAACTTCTTCCGTCACTTCACTCAAAGCCACGGGTTGTTCTTCCGGCAATTTTTCCTCTGCTTTCTTACCACAGCCTAACATCGTTAACGAGCAGATCGTAAGCCCTGTCGCACACAGTATAAATTTTCGTAACATGATTTTTACCAAATCCTTTCTTGTCATATTAATGATCCGGACAATGTAGAATTGCATAGTGAGATTGTCAAGAATAGGTCATTATTTTGGCCGTCCCTCTCACGAATATGCTGTCATTTCAGACTCTGCAAACAGCATAGCCCCTGTTTGTAAACAGGTACCGCTCACTCGTGGTCAAGTAATGGTTTTACTGATGCATGAATATGCGCCCCGCCCGATTTAGGCGCTTCATAATAAACCCAGTCAAACCCGGCGGCCCAGCAAATTTTGGCCAGGTCAGACAAGCTCATCCCATCGGCTGTCAAATCAATGGCCCGCCCCTCTTTATGCAATGATTTTGATGCGTGGATCCCCTGTGCACGATAGCTGTCCTGAACCTTCAGTGTGACTCCTTCATGCTGAGACACCATTTCCAGCACACGACGGAACGGAACCACCATGGCCACATGCATAAGATGATCATCTTCTGTATCTCCCGTATCATTATCGCTTTCCCACCAGACACGATCATCATCAACCCGCACAAGATCATGCGATGGCTTGAAGGGCATCGAGCCAATCGCCATCGAAACATCAATTTCACGTCTTACCGGCATTCTGTGCCGTGCAGGGAAATCCTTCGGCAGAGGACGTACAGGACTGAGATCAATAACCTGCGGCTTGGCAGGAATCGTTTGCGCATAAATAATATCGCCGGCAAGCTCTTCATGGATCGGCACATACAATTCATACCGCGACATCCACAGCACGACCGACCATAAAACGGACAGGCAAACGAGCAGTACCGCTCTAAAAAACCTGGCCGCAATCCCCGCCTCAGAATCCACAAACGGGCCAAACAAGAGAAACAGCAAACTGCCGGCGGCATGCGCCAATTCATCAATAAATGATTTTGACCAGCTGTTCTGATCCTTCGCAATAGCGGTAACCCGGGTATTCATTCTGCTTCCTCCGTCATGGATATCCGATCCATAGAATTATCAGGCAGATATGGACAGACAAATGCATCATAGAAGTCGTACACATCATCAAAATCTGTCACGCGATCCTCATTCTGCTTGTTTAAAAGACGTTCCTTAACCATGTTAAATACTATTTCACCAAAATCTCGAGTCGTATGAACGCCCCAGCGACGCAATACCGTGTTCGACATCGGTCCAAATTTTTTCAGCGTATAGATGCGAATGCCTTCAGCCAGTTCAGCACCCGACACATGTCGACCAATACCGGACTTCGGTTTATTCATAGCCGCCACAGTAAATTCAAGAGCCTCCGCGACATATTGATACGCATCAAAACAATAACGCGAATCATATTGCACAATGCGATAGACCGTCTCTTCAAATCGGGCATTTGCCATAACTAATTACCACCGCGAGGTATTCTGTAACGTTACAGCAGTTCAGCCGAAATTCGATCAGCCAACTGCTGCATTTCATCCATAGATTCGTAGGATTTCGCATCCCAGTTCCAA
This Spartobacteria bacterium DNA region includes the following protein-coding sequences:
- a CDS encoding DUF882 domain-containing protein, whose protein sequence is MNTRVTAIAKDQNSWSKSFIDELAHAAGSLLFLLFGPFVDSEAGIAARFFRAVLLVCLSVLWSVVLWMSRYELYVPIHEELAGDIIYAQTIPAKPQVIDLSPVRPLPKDFPARHRMPVRREIDVSMAIGSMPFKPSHDLVRVDDDRVWWESDNDTGDTEDDHLMHVAMVVPFRRVLEMVSQHEGVTLKVQDSYRAQGIHASKSLHKEGRAIDLTADGMSLSDLAKICWAAGFDWVYYEAPKSGGAHIHASVKPLLDHE